Proteins encoded by one window of Xenopus tropicalis strain Nigerian chromosome 6, UCB_Xtro_10.0, whole genome shotgun sequence:
- the LOC116411555 gene encoding NXPE family member 3-like, translating into MKPPVTQLAIDPTHTFAVQWQVHQKPVTMQYSDKEQLHYIANELDRIGGSKEGLVVVINCLAHFVSSPIRFYIRRLRTIRESVLRLMKRNPLAKVFIKSGNTGYLYTHGSDWLSLQLDTVMRAMFFGLPVTILDAWQMTSCHYEPHYLHPGPIIIKNEVDLMLSFICPK; encoded by the coding sequence ATGAAGCCCCCAGTTACACAGTTGGCCATAGACCCAACGCATACATTTGCAGTACAATGGCAGGTCCACCAGAAGCCAGTGACCATGCAGTATTCTGATAAGGAGCAGTTGCATTACATTGCCAATGAACTGGACAGGATAGGGGGCAGCAAAGAAGGGCTGGTGGTTGTTATAAATTGCTTGGCCCATTTTGTCTCGTCACCAATTCGATTTTATATCAGGAGACTCCGTACCATCCGGGAATCTGTGTTGCGGCTAATGAAACGGAATCCACTAGCCAAGGTCTTCATCAAGTCTGGTAACACGGGATACTTGTACACCCACGGCAGTGATTGGCTGTCCCTTCAGTTGGACACGGTAATGAGGGCCATGTTCTTCGGGCTGCCTGTTACTATACTGGACGCTTGGCAGATGACTTCCTGCCATTATGAGCCCCATTACCTGCACCCCGGACCAATCATTATAAAGAATGAGGTTGATTTAATGTTGTCTTTCATTTGTCCAAAATGA
- the LOC116411759 gene encoding NXPE family member 3-like, producing the protein MEQVCFFGYFDGTNETMECNVELAGSDICEYPDPQTGESWFCKKPKQIPCNAYKGHSSGPTRNVLTPEEASLLDTSVKEKPISSKVEAFMVLPPKNNNTDYRGICSSGLPIPEPSGFYYQDLWQSRVCRNRAFPTPPDVTDCLSGKVIYMFGDSTTHQWWDFLLSFIPRNENLGD; encoded by the exons ATGGAACAGGTCTGCTTCTTCGGATACTTTGATGGAACCAATGAAACAATGGAATGTAATGTAGAACTGGCAGGATCTGATATCTGTGAATATCCTGACCCACAGACGGGAGAGTCATGGTTCTGCAAGAAGCCAAAACAGATTCCCTGCAACGCATATAAGGGACATTCATCAGGACCAACACGAAACGTTCTTACTCCAGAAGAAGCCTCATTGCTAGATAC GTCTGTAAAGGAGAAGCCGATTTCATCCAAAGTTGAAGCATTTATGGTGTTGCCcccaaaaaacaacaacacgg ATTATAGGGGAATTTGCTCCTCGGGGCTTCCAATCCCAGAGCCTTCTGGGTTCTATTACCAGGACTTGTGGCAGTCCCGTGTCTGCAGGAACAGAGCTTTCCCGACTCCTCCTGACGTTACTGACTGTCTATCCGGGAAGGTCATTTATATGTTTGGGGACTCAACGACTCATCAGTGGTGGGATTTTCTGTTGAGTTTTATTCCAA GAAATGAAAACCTGGGTGACTAG
- the nxpe3l.1 gene encoding NXPE family member 3 encodes MKVIEWPAPPGPTEYNFSTSPLTTEFQLLFPRGAYYVGEYVEVLITARDHGGRPKAYGGDYFQAKLHSPTLKAGVTGSVTDHRNGTYTASFLLLWPGQVEISIRLVHSSEAIAVLKDKRETRPDKVSNCSNKAS; translated from the exons ATGAAGGTGATTGAGTGGCCGGCGCCTCCGGGCCCCACAGAGTATAATTTCTCCACCAGTCCATTGACCACAGAGTTCCAGCTGCTGTTCCCACGTGGCGCCTATTATGTTGGAGAATATGTAGAAGTTCTCATCACAGCGCGGGACCACGGGGGCCGACCAAAAGCCTACGGAGGGGATTactttcaggccaaactgcactCCCCAACGCTGAAAGCAGGAGTAACCGGCTCAGTCACAGACCATAGGAACGGCACCTACACGGcctccttcctgctgctctgGCCGGGGCAAGTGGAGATCTCCATAAGGCTTGTCCATTCCAGTGAGGCCATAGCCGTCCTCAAAGACAAGAGGGAGACGCGTCCTGACAAG GTGTCAAACTGCTCCAACAAGGCTAGTTGA